In the Pseudonocardia cypriaca genome, one interval contains:
- the gcl gene encoding glyoxylate carboligase, producing MERMRAVDAAVAILRREGISHLFGVPGAAINPFYDAVRRDGSLQHVLARHVEGAAHMADGYTRTTAGNIGVCVGTSGPAGTDMVTGLYAAAADSVPMLAITGQTPVARLHKEDFQAVDIAAIAAPVTKWAVTVREPGQVPGAFAQAFHLMRSGRPGPVLIDLPLDVQLAEIAFDVDTYAPLPVHRPAATRAQAEKVLDLLDAAERPIIVAGGGIVGADACAELVELAELLDVPVVPTLMGWGSIPDDHPLMAGMAGLQTAHRYGNATLLASDVVLGIGNRWANRHTGGLGVYRAGRTFVHVDIEPTQVGRVFAPDYGVVSDAGAFLREMLAAARGRAHPDRGAWVRECAGRKGAMQRRTHFDDMPIKPQRVYEECNRAFGPDTRYVTTIGLSQIAAAQFLHVQRPRHWINAGQAGPLGWTAPAALGVCAADPDAFVVAVSGDYDFQFMIEELAVGAQFNLPYLHLVLNNSYLGLIRQSQRAFDMDYCVQLGFDNINAPGLGKYGVDHVAVAEGLGCKALRVTDPRELPGAFATARKLMAVHRVPVVVEVICERVTNVAMGTEIDAVQEFEELATTRADAPTATIPLPA from the coding sequence ATGGAACGCATGCGCGCCGTCGACGCCGCCGTCGCGATCCTGCGCCGCGAGGGGATCTCGCACCTGTTCGGGGTGCCCGGTGCGGCGATCAACCCGTTCTACGACGCCGTCCGGCGGGACGGCTCCCTCCAGCACGTGCTCGCCCGGCACGTCGAGGGCGCCGCGCACATGGCCGACGGCTACACGCGCACGACCGCCGGCAACATCGGGGTCTGCGTCGGCACGTCCGGCCCGGCGGGCACGGACATGGTCACCGGCCTCTACGCCGCGGCGGCCGACTCCGTGCCGATGCTCGCGATCACCGGCCAGACCCCGGTGGCGCGGCTGCACAAGGAGGACTTCCAGGCCGTCGACATCGCGGCCATCGCCGCGCCGGTCACCAAGTGGGCCGTCACGGTGCGCGAGCCCGGGCAGGTGCCGGGCGCGTTCGCCCAGGCCTTCCACCTGATGCGCTCCGGCCGGCCCGGTCCGGTGCTGATCGACCTGCCGCTCGACGTCCAGCTGGCCGAGATCGCCTTCGACGTCGACACCTACGCCCCGCTGCCGGTGCACCGGCCGGCCGCCACGCGGGCGCAGGCCGAGAAGGTCCTGGACCTCCTCGACGCGGCCGAGCGGCCGATCATCGTCGCCGGCGGCGGGATCGTCGGTGCGGATGCCTGCGCGGAGCTGGTGGAGCTGGCCGAGCTGCTCGACGTGCCGGTCGTGCCCACGCTGATGGGCTGGGGCTCGATCCCGGACGACCACCCGCTGATGGCGGGCATGGCCGGGCTGCAGACGGCCCACCGGTACGGCAACGCCACCCTGCTCGCGTCCGACGTCGTGCTCGGCATCGGGAACCGGTGGGCCAACCGGCACACCGGCGGCCTCGGCGTCTACCGCGCGGGCCGCACGTTCGTGCACGTCGACATCGAGCCGACGCAGGTGGGCCGGGTGTTCGCGCCGGACTACGGCGTGGTGTCGGATGCGGGGGCGTTCCTGCGCGAGATGCTCGCCGCCGCCCGCGGGCGGGCGCATCCCGACCGGGGCGCCTGGGTGCGCGAGTGCGCAGGCCGCAAGGGCGCGATGCAACGGCGCACCCACTTCGACGACATGCCGATCAAGCCGCAGCGGGTGTACGAGGAGTGCAACCGGGCGTTCGGCCCGGACACCCGCTACGTCACCACGATCGGGCTCTCCCAGATCGCGGCCGCGCAGTTCCTGCACGTCCAGCGGCCGCGGCACTGGATCAACGCGGGGCAGGCCGGCCCGCTCGGCTGGACCGCCCCGGCCGCGCTCGGCGTGTGCGCGGCCGACCCGGACGCGTTCGTCGTGGCCGTCTCCGGCGACTACGACTTCCAGTTCATGATCGAGGAGCTGGCGGTTGGGGCGCAGTTCAACCTGCCCTACCTGCACCTCGTGCTGAACAACTCCTACCTGGGGCTGATCCGGCAGTCCCAGCGCGCGTTCGACATGGACTACTGCGTGCAGCTGGGCTTCGACAACATCAACGCGCCCGGGCTGGGCAAGTACGGCGTCGACCACGTCGCGGTCGCCGAGGGCCTGGGCTGCAAGGCCCTTCGCGTGACCGACCCGCGTGAGCTGCCCGGCGCCTTCGCCACGGCCAGGAAGCTCATGGCGGTCCACCGGGTGCCGGTGGTGGTCGAGGTGATCTGCGAGCGGGTCACCAACGTCGCGATGGGCACCGAGATCGACGCGGTCCAGGAGTTCGAGGAGCTGGCCACCACCCGCGCCGACGCCCCAACCGCGACCATCCCCCTACCGGCCTGA
- a CDS encoding 2-hydroxy-3-oxopropionate reductase, translated as MSTIAFIGLGIMGAPMAGHLIDAGHDVVGYNRSRPAVDALVERGGRAAGSVADAVRDAEVVITMVPDSPDVEDVSLGDDGIYATAKPGTLHIDCSTIRPDVARAIAEAGNERGIRVVDAPVSGGEAGAKEGSLSIMVGGSAEDVEAARPYLDIVGGTVVHVGPAGAGQTVKAANQLIVAGNIQLLAEALVFLEAHGVDTEAATEVLGGGLAGSTVLQRKAAGMRAREFAPGFRIDLHHKDLGIVTAAAREAGVTIPLGAHVAQLVGALRAMGHGDLDHSALLLLVEKLSGRGGT; from the coding sequence GTGAGCACGATCGCCTTCATCGGCCTCGGCATCATGGGTGCTCCCATGGCCGGGCACCTGATCGACGCCGGCCACGACGTGGTGGGCTACAACCGTTCCCGCCCCGCGGTGGACGCGCTCGTGGAGCGGGGCGGGCGGGCCGCGGGCAGCGTGGCCGACGCCGTGCGCGACGCCGAGGTCGTGATCACGATGGTGCCGGACAGCCCGGACGTTGAGGACGTCTCGCTCGGCGACGACGGCATCTACGCCACCGCGAAGCCCGGCACCCTGCACATCGACTGCTCCACGATCCGCCCCGACGTCGCCCGCGCCATCGCGGAGGCGGGGAACGAGCGCGGCATCCGCGTGGTCGACGCGCCCGTGAGCGGCGGCGAGGCGGGCGCGAAGGAGGGCTCGCTCTCGATCATGGTCGGCGGCTCTGCCGAGGACGTCGAGGCGGCACGGCCGTACCTCGACATCGTGGGTGGCACCGTCGTGCACGTCGGCCCCGCCGGCGCGGGCCAGACGGTGAAGGCGGCCAACCAGCTGATCGTGGCCGGCAACATCCAGCTGCTCGCCGAGGCACTGGTGTTCCTGGAGGCGCACGGCGTCGACACCGAGGCCGCCACCGAGGTGCTCGGCGGCGGGCTCGCGGGCAGCACCGTGCTGCAGCGCAAGGCCGCCGGTATGCGGGCGCGCGAGTTCGCCCCCGGCTTCCGGATCGACCTGCACCACAAGGACCTGGGCATCGTCACCGCAGCCGCCCGCGAGGCCGGCGTCACGATCCCGCTCGGCGCGCACGTCGCCCAGCTGGTCGGCGCGCTACGCGCCATGGGCCACGGCGACCTCGACCACAGCGCGCTCCTGCTGCTCGTCGAGAAGCTGTCCGGGAGGGGTGGCACCTGA